Proteins encoded by one window of Candidatus Poribacteria bacterium:
- a CDS encoding tetratricopeptide repeat protein, translated as MTFLYGLNKLRLYVLLLITGLIISLTACGPKAIPYSQSPEAPEPNAVAVAHYNWGIAYADEGNFRQAVMELSLAIQSEPGWVMPLFTLGVVYGNQGELDRAIQAWERATQLDADFAKAHYNLAVAYSHKAEKALSIASLREAIRLDEAALSSAKTEPAFDNIRNTPEFQELEKVTEPNE; from the coding sequence ATGACTTTTCTATACGGACTAAACAAATTACGCCTTTACGTGCTATTGTTAATCACGGGTTTGATAATCTCCCTGACCGCGTGCGGTCCGAAAGCGATTCCCTATTCACAAAGTCCAGAGGCACCTGAACCGAATGCTGTCGCCGTCGCGCATTATAATTGGGGCATAGCGTATGCCGACGAAGGCAACTTCAGACAAGCCGTCATGGAACTCAGTTTGGCAATCCAGAGTGAACCGGGGTGGGTAATGCCACTTTTCACATTAGGCGTTGTCTATGGCAATCAAGGAGAACTCGATCGAGCCATCCAAGCGTGGGAGCGTGCTACTCAGTTAGATGCTGATTTCGCGAAAGCACATTACAATCTCGCTGTCGCCTATTCACATAAAGCAGAAAAGGCACTCTCAATCGCCTCGTTGCGTGAGGCAATCCGTTTAGACGAGGCGGCACTCTCTTCTGCGAAAACGGAACCCGCTTTTGACAACATTCGTAACACACCGGAATTCCAAGAATTAGAGAAAGTCACTGAACCCAATGAATAA
- a CDS encoding homoserine kinase, with product MARYTTLSPTEVAHIVAKYPIGTPMKLEEIAGGFGNSNFKLTTTTGEFLLKICDEKDSAELDMQIALLQHLHEYAYPTVYPILTKDEKSLTHETFGSVMLYPFLKGAQPHPSPNTLAQLGEALAKLHCIPPISGLPRFAMGISQMIPFFKEVQDTQFARHPFVESLKSELESMEAQLTASLPTGLLHGDLFLDNTLFDGDEMVAILDFEEGCHDTLLIDVGMTIIGCCYTSQHQLNLESVQGFLDAYNAFRPLTENEWQSLDCFVHYAALSIAFWRFRQFNIRRPDVHRANTYKEMITRSAEWQSLSDRLLPKFS from the coding sequence ATGGCACGCTACACAACCCTTTCACCCACAGAAGTCGCGCATATTGTCGCAAAATATCCGATCGGAACACCGATGAAACTTGAGGAGATTGCTGGTGGGTTTGGAAATAGCAATTTTAAATTGACAACCACAACTGGTGAGTTTCTGCTCAAAATTTGCGATGAGAAAGACTCGGCAGAACTCGACATGCAAATCGCGTTGTTGCAGCATCTCCACGAGTACGCGTACCCGACGGTGTATCCGATACTAACGAAAGATGAGAAATCACTCACGCATGAGACATTCGGCAGCGTAATGCTCTATCCGTTCCTGAAAGGGGCGCAACCACATCCCTCACCGAACACACTGGCGCAACTCGGCGAGGCACTGGCAAAATTGCACTGCATCCCACCCATTTCAGGGTTACCTCGTTTTGCAATGGGAATCTCACAAATGATTCCTTTTTTCAAGGAGGTTCAAGACACACAATTTGCCAGACACCCGTTCGTTGAATCGTTGAAATCGGAACTCGAATCAATGGAAGCACAACTTACCGCGTCACTTCCGACGGGACTTCTACACGGTGATCTCTTTTTGGACAACACCCTCTTCGACGGCGATGAAATGGTAGCAATCCTTGATTTTGAGGAGGGATGTCACGATACCCTGCTAATAGATGTTGGAATGACAATCATTGGGTGCTGTTATACATCGCAGCACCAACTAAATCTTGAGTCTGTACAGGGGTTTTTAGACGCTTACAATGCCTTTCGCCCTTTGACAGAGAATGAATGGCAATCCTTAGACTGTTTCGTTCATTACGCGGCCCTCTCCATAGCCTTTTGGCGATTCAGACAATTTAACATTCGTCGTCCAGATGTACACCGCGCAAATACCTATAAGGAAATGATTACCCGCAGTGCCGAATGGCAGTCTTTATCTGATAGATTATTACCCAAGTTCTCTTAA